The proteins below come from a single Hippea jasoniae genomic window:
- a CDS encoding DMT family transporter, with the protein MIKVYFVVLIGILSVSFASVVIKLTYDVPAVIMSTYRLVISTVILGSWSFVKGIDIKPSSKKELFLAMLSGFFLSLHFISWIASIKFTSIPSSVVLVSTSPIFVSLLSYLIFKEKQDIFTIIAVFISILGSGLIAFSDSGGFGVAFDKKAFFGDLLALFGAFAVSVYFMVGAGLRKSIDTFQYISLVYGFSAVFTIIFAVLSGEQFFGYRKISYFYMFLLAVVPQLLGHTSFNWALKYLKANAVAISTLGEPVGASILAYIFFGQMIKPLQAIGMVLVFVSIAVAISRSSNS; encoded by the coding sequence ATGATAAAGGTTTATTTTGTTGTTCTTATTGGCATACTTTCTGTATCGTTTGCAAGTGTTGTAATTAAGCTAACATACGATGTGCCAGCAGTCATAATGAGCACCTACAGGCTTGTGATTTCTACTGTGATTTTGGGTAGCTGGTCTTTTGTAAAAGGTATAGACATAAAGCCATCGTCTAAAAAAGAGCTGTTTCTTGCTATGTTGAGCGGATTTTTTTTAAGCCTTCATTTCATTTCATGGATAGCATCGATAAAGTTTACATCAATCCCCAGTTCTGTGGTGCTTGTATCCACAAGTCCCATATTTGTAAGCCTGCTATCTTATCTCATTTTTAAAGAAAAGCAGGATATTTTTACTATTATTGCTGTGTTTATATCTATTTTAGGTAGTGGTTTGATTGCTTTTTCAGATAGCGGCGGATTTGGTGTGGCGTTTGACAAAAAAGCATTTTTTGGCGATCTGCTTGCCTTATTTGGGGCTTTTGCTGTTAGTGTTTATTTTATGGTTGGAGCGGGATTGAGAAAATCGATAGATACATTTCAATACATTTCTCTTGTGTATGGTTTTTCTGCTGTTTTTACCATTATATTTGCCGTTTTAAGCGGTGAGCAGTTTTTTGGATATAGAAAAATCTCATACTTTTATATGTTTTTGCTTGCTGTTGTACCGCAGCTTCTTGGTCATACCTCTTTTAACTGGGCTCTTAAGTATTTGAAGGCAAACGCCGTTGCCATTTCAACACTTGGTGAGCCTGTTGGCGCTTCGATTCTGGCTTATATATTTTTTGGTCAGATGATAAAGCCGCTTCAGGCTATAGGTATGGTGTTGGTGTTTGTGAGTATTGCTGTTGCAATAAGCCGCAGTAGCAACTCTTGA
- a CDS encoding DUF1844 domain-containing protein: protein MKEPEFADIVISLAQSAYVYLGVVEDPFSKQTIIDLKQARYAIDLIEVLKDKTKGNLNEEEQRLLDEILYDLRVKYLEKTSK from the coding sequence ATGAAGGAGCCTGAGTTTGCAGATATCGTTATATCACTTGCTCAGAGTGCGTATGTGTATCTGGGTGTTGTTGAGGATCCATTCTCAAAACAAACTATTATAGATCTCAAACAGGCAAGATACGCCATAGACTTAATTGAAGTATTAAAAGATAAAACAAAAGGCAACTTGAATGAAGAAGAACAGCGCCTGCTTGATGAGATTCTGTATGATTTGAGGGTTAAATACTTAGAGAAGACCTCAAAGTGA
- a CDS encoding HD domain-containing phosphohydrolase, with protein sequence MSKKRLISMPLVMIGIPTVVGIIFMLLIALAWYFSARHSYLSDVDKLKSIYVENAKVYVKSTIDSLVKQIDLDVKLTLKNIKNRDFVYLESVVRKLKKARSINEMKNILQTATFSSQLDFYLFDGKGVCLYNPFNSKIEGISLLFLKDKNNQYPIRQIISNAKHQQEGVLKQLWPYNWHFIDDWGRVGFSYYFAMDNGLIVVARRDIAPIFYRLKRKWIKQLSVFRFGMFGHGYIFVAKLNYNNPDCFLEEIVNPNRPSMVGKCLDINKKDIKGFAYRKKYVEDITKKDFSFVEYYFKLPKTDKIKKKLSYLRLYRRWGWIVGTGIYFTDLDELVSQKEKELHNQFRLIELTIALSILSSLALVAGFAIFLNKFLYKKIKGIFSNFEQSLSKEKMIDLEKIKIEQIYYVASRLNDVIRKFKEHENELLEVFVNILEARDIYTKGHSQRVAFYAKRIAQALGIDKDRQLMIYKAGLLHDIGKIGIPDNILLKPGRLTSSEYEIIKYHPVLSYEILKRIKRFEKLADFVRHHHEKCDGSGYPDGLKCEEICLEARILVIADIFDALTTTRPYRKAFSPQKAIEILEDETVDKKILYRVKDVLIEAFDEAEADEVEIMSEKVDALRSEISRIDYMTGVLFITALVEKIRKLIERKRKFIAFGVNIKNTSLINYKFSAETGNEVITKTSAVLQSIAKQKNGFVGRVYADKFIVVFELNGDANVEDIKRLFSAEEIKKSIKKEFLIESDCKIKNSRGECISDYIDLEIVSVVSDTIETAEKLIYLIDRKLKTSKA encoded by the coding sequence ATGAGTAAAAAAAGACTCATTTCTATGCCGCTTGTTATGATCGGCATACCCACGGTGGTGGGAATTATATTTATGCTTTTGATAGCTTTGGCGTGGTATTTTTCAGCCAGGCATTCTTATTTAAGCGATGTGGATAAACTCAAGAGTATTTATGTAGAAAACGCTAAGGTTTATGTAAAATCTACAATTGATAGCCTTGTTAAACAGATCGATTTAGATGTAAAACTAACACTAAAAAATATAAAAAACAGGGATTTTGTCTACCTTGAAAGTGTTGTAAGAAAACTTAAGAAAGCCCGTAGTATAAATGAAATGAAAAATATTCTTCAAACTGCCACATTCTCATCGCAGCTTGATTTTTATCTATTTGATGGAAAAGGTGTATGTCTTTACAATCCGTTTAATAGCAAAATAGAAGGAATCTCTTTGCTTTTTTTAAAAGATAAAAACAATCAATATCCCATAAGGCAGATTATTAGTAATGCAAAACATCAGCAGGAAGGTGTATTAAAACAACTGTGGCCTTATAACTGGCATTTTATTGATGACTGGGGCAGGGTTGGATTTAGCTATTATTTTGCAATGGATAACGGATTGATTGTTGTTGCACGCAGAGATATTGCACCCATATTTTATAGATTGAAAAGAAAATGGATAAAACAGTTGAGTGTTTTTAGATTTGGTATGTTTGGACATGGCTATATATTTGTTGCAAAGTTAAATTACAACAACCCAGACTGCTTTTTAGAAGAGATTGTTAATCCAAACAGACCATCGATGGTGGGAAAATGCCTGGATATAAACAAAAAAGATATAAAAGGCTTTGCATATAGAAAGAAATATGTTGAAGATATAACGAAAAAAGATTTCTCGTTTGTTGAGTATTATTTTAAGTTGCCTAAAACAGATAAAATAAAAAAGAAACTCAGCTATTTAAGGCTTTACAGACGTTGGGGATGGATTGTTGGAACTGGTATATATTTTACCGATTTGGATGAACTTGTCAGTCAGAAAGAAAAAGAGTTGCATAATCAGTTTAGGCTAATTGAGTTAACAATTGCTCTTTCTATTTTATCAAGCCTTGCTTTAGTTGCCGGTTTTGCTATATTTTTAAATAAATTTCTTTACAAAAAGATAAAAGGCATATTTTCTAATTTTGAACAATCGTTATCTAAAGAAAAGATGATTGATTTAGAAAAAATTAAGATAGAACAGATTTATTATGTTGCCTCAAGGCTCAACGATGTAATAAGAAAATTTAAAGAGCATGAGAATGAGTTGCTTGAAGTGTTTGTTAATATTTTAGAAGCGCGTGATATTTATACAAAAGGTCATTCACAGCGGGTAGCGTTTTATGCAAAAAGAATAGCTCAAGCCCTGGGGATTGATAAAGATAGGCAATTGATGATTTATAAAGCTGGTCTTTTGCATGATATAGGTAAAATCGGTATTCCAGATAATATTTTACTCAAACCGGGTAGATTAACATCGAGTGAGTATGAAATTATTAAATACCACCCCGTTCTGTCTTATGAGATCCTAAAAAGGATTAAAAGGTTTGAAAAGCTTGCTGATTTTGTCAGACATCACCATGAAAAATGCGATGGTAGCGGCTATCCGGATGGTTTAAAATGCGAAGAGATTTGCCTTGAAGCGCGCATACTTGTAATAGCTGATATTTTTGATGCTTTAACCACAACAAGACCATACAGAAAAGCATTTTCTCCTCAAAAGGCTATAGAGATTCTTGAAGACGAGACTGTTGACAAAAAGATTCTTTATAGGGTTAAGGATGTGCTTATTGAGGCGTTTGATGAGGCTGAAGCTGATGAGGTGGAGATTATGTCTGAAAAGGTGGATGCCTTAAGGAGTGAAATCTCCAGGATTGATTATATGACCGGCGTATTGTTTATTACGGCTCTTGTTGAGAAAATTAGAAAACTCATTGAGAGAAAGAGAAAATTTATTGCATTTGGAGTGAATATAAAAAACACTTCGCTAATAAATTACAAATTTTCAGCCGAGACTGGTAATGAGGTTATAACAAAAACATCTGCTGTGCTGCAATCTATTGCTAAACAGAAAAACGGCTTTGTGGGCAGGGTTTATGCGGATAAGTTTATAGTCGTGTTTGAGTTGAATGGTGATGCGAATGTTGAGGATATTAAAAGATTGTTTAGCGCAGAAGAGATTAAAAAGTCTATAAAGAAGGAATTTTTGATAGAGTCGGATTGCAAGATAAAAAATTCAAGAGGTGAGTGTATCTCAGATTACATAGATTTAGAAATTGTCAGTGTTGTTTCAGATACTATTGAAACAGCCGAAAAGCTCATCTACCTTATAGATCGTAAACTAAAAACCTCAAAAGCATAA